A portion of the Bombus terrestris chromosome 3, iyBomTerr1.2, whole genome shotgun sequence genome contains these proteins:
- the LOC100647415 gene encoding uncharacterized protein LOC100647415 isoform X2 yields the protein MKIPNIHVCFLFFCIIWGTMGIKYDTTLIDKMRNKLLQLEKTLERDLFHSRLHEFEDGGKYLWLIKSFKKFGDELERNFSTNGYENLNALSSIWLWARTENELKGIDGLYQVFRTMQQEIVGRKIPLDIPKLSDFWDIILHDPNASIVRALTRIGDLIVHEKLFVSAYQEAASQICNENQSLQQLLYNLYTTVTLTEIKGYGMIQFSYKLLRLYNPGTNFTEEMEVVKQQYETRTMETLRAVKTAMAFAPRQLWRCDARSHKLDETYTKLTQLFQGYIVNEVDLNKDSSCRENCAYYEYSKVYGCYKNQFCSQQRKCNGRILKCEYIDSDMWICPSKQESDRRYEYIEYENGRLFGQKDTCKRGTTKVDSWWRWLFWHCSYCFCYCDDNNVNSDRYFSLREVVSDVANNKVVTGIRFKKVKQIIHMQIQEGELMPRGYINKSSIRWKPIEEFSVLDNNVKNGVDYHTLSWEKRGLDLDDLVLDDNFLLTGLKFRMIGSRLNLEARMTSFNFTTGKLIKPLERSFWISHDRTNRTEVTFENPDIPTRLPLLALPDSKPFQYLNFAPSDQKNDVAQNTIPFIDIQPVESNPPVPIAGAGIFHKGRSGSGGFVAMRLITYDFSKHLQVNLSPSTDTVIDAPNEIRVV from the exons ATGAAGATACCAAACATCCATGTATGCTTTCTGTTTTTCTGCATAATATGGGGGACAATGGGTATAAAATACGATACAACATTGATCGACAAAATGCGAAATAAGTTGTTGCAATTGGAGAAAACATTAGAGAGAGATTTGTTTCACTCAAGGCTCCACGAGTTTGAAGATGGTGGAAAGTACCTATGGCTCATAAAAAGTTTTAAGAAATTCGGCGACGAATTAGAACGAAACTTCTCGACCAATggttatgaaaatttaaatgcaTTGAGTTCTATTTGGTTATGGGCTCGAACAGAAAACGAACTAAAAGGAATAGATGGTCTGTACCAAGTTTTTCGAACGATGCAACAGGAGATAGTCGGCAGAAAGATTCCTCTTGATATACCGAAGCTGAGCGACTTCTGGGATATAATTCTACACGATCCGAATGCGTCAATTGTACGCGCCCTCACTCGAATCGGTGACCTGATAGTGCACGAAAAATTGTTCGTTTCGGCTTATCag GAAGCAGCTTCGCAAATTTGTAATGAAAATCAGTCGCTTCAGCAATTGctctataatttatatacaacgGTAACCCTAACGGAAATCAAGGGTTATGGTATGATCCAATTCTCTTATAAGCTGCTGCGACTTTATAACCCAG GTACTAATTTCACTGAAGAAATGGAAGTGGTGAAGCAACAGTATGAGACGAGAACGATGGAAACTCTGCGGGCTGTTAAAACAGCCATGGCGTTTGCTCCACGACAACTCTGGAGATGTGATGCGAGATCACATAAATTAG ATGAAACATACACCAAATTAACACAGTTGTTCCAAGGATACATTGTGAACGAAGTGGACTTAAATAAGGACTCGAGTTGCAGAGAAAATTGTGCTTATTACGAATATTCGAAAGTTTATGGATGTTACAAAAATCAATTTTGTTCCCAACAGCGGAAATGTAACGGTCGAATACTAAAATGCGAATATATTGATTCCGATATGTGGATTTGTCCTTcg aaacaGGAAAGTGATCGAAGATACGAATACATAGAATATGAAAATGGTCGACTGTTCGGACAAAAAGATACTTGCAAGAGAGGAACAACCAAAGTAGATAGCTGGTGGCGTTGGTTATTCTGGCACTGTAGCTATTGTTTTTGTTACTGTGATGACAATAATGTAAACTCTGACCGATACTTCAGCCTAAGGGAAGTTGTATCTGATGTAGCAAACAATAA AGTCGTGACGGGCATCAGGTTCAAGAAAGTGAAGCAAATAATACATATGCAGATACAGGAAGGTGAATTGATGCCACGTGGATACATTAATAAATCCTCTATACGGTGGAAACCAATAGAAGAGTTCAGTGTATTAgataataatgttaaaaatgGTGTTGACTATCACACATTATCATGGGAAAAAAGAGGGTTAGATTTAGATGATCTAGTCCTTGATGACAATTTCCTTTTGACAG GACTCAAGTTCCGAATGATTGGTTCACGATTAAACTTAGAAGCAAGAATGACATCTTTTAATTTCACGACTGGGAAATTAATAAAACCGCTAGAGAGGAGTTTCTGGATCAGTCATGATAGAACCAATAG AACTGAAGTGACATTTGAGAATCCTGATATACCAACTCGGTTACCTCTTCTAGCACTACCAGACTCGAAACCATTCCAATACCTGAATTTTGCACCAAGCGATCAAAAAAATGACGTTGCTCAAAACACAATACCATTCATTGATATTCAACCGGTAGAATCAAATCCACCAGTTCCAATTGCAGGTGCCGGAATTTTTCATAAAGGCCGATCAGGATCGGGTGGATTTGTAGCAATGAGATTGATTACGTATGATTTTAGTAAACATTTACAAGTTAATTTATCTCCTTCTACAGATACAGTTATTGATGCTCCAAATGAAATAAGAGTAGTATGA
- the LOC100647415 gene encoding uncharacterized protein LOC100647415 isoform X1 produces MATINLKIIFICMLCAERFTYSFEFGYVDVKDLIKFGHEVVIDIFELWDLIRPKDSEYDNNLPFVHRMEKELKNRISKISQQIDIFQEQIDMRLDSIVAKLLTEMPLQERLDQKLRMIDQFVGKINDLYKVFHLYSKAPDKYERYTLEDFARTCVSSRSDALPDLLKSIHRLFVPSPDEILSRSVLILLANQMQEAASQICNENQSLQQLLYNLYTTVTLTEIKGYGMIQFSYKLLRLYNPGTNFTEEMEVVKQQYETRTMETLRAVKTAMAFAPRQLWRCDARSHKLDETYTKLTQLFQGYIVNEVDLNKDSSCRENCAYYEYSKVYGCYKNQFCSQQRKCNGRILKCEYIDSDMWICPSKQESDRRYEYIEYENGRLFGQKDTCKRGTTKVDSWWRWLFWHCSYCFCYCDDNNVNSDRYFSLREVVSDVANNKVVTGIRFKKVKQIIHMQIQEGELMPRGYINKSSIRWKPIEEFSVLDNNVKNGVDYHTLSWEKRGLDLDDLVLDDNFLLTGLKFRMIGSRLNLEARMTSFNFTTGKLIKPLERSFWISHDRTNRTEVTFENPDIPTRLPLLALPDSKPFQYLNFAPSDQKNDVAQNTIPFIDIQPVESNPPVPIAGAGIFHKGRSGSGGFVAMRLITYDFSKHLQVNLSPSTDTVIDAPNEIRVV; encoded by the exons ATGGCCACAATTAATttgaagattatttttatttgtatgttATGCGCAGAACGATTTACATATAGTTTTGAATTTGGTTATGTTGATgtaaaagatttaataaaattcggACATGAGGTGGTGATAGACATTTTCGAATTATGGGACTTAATACGTCCAAAAGATTCTGAGTATGACAACAATTTGCCATTTGTTCATAGAATGGAGAAAGAATTAAAGAATCGTATATCGAAAATATCGCAACAGATTGATATTTTTCAAGAACAGATAGATATGCGTTTGGACAGCATTGTGGCTAAACTTTTAACTGAGATGCCGTTACAAGAAAGACTGGATCAAAAGTTACGTATGATTGATCAATTCGTTGGGAAAATCAACGATTTATACAAAGTCTTCCATTTGTATTCGAAAGCGCCTGACAAATACGAGAGGTACACATTAGAAGATTTCGCGAGAACGTGCGTTTCCTCGAGATCGGATGCTCTCCCTGATCTTTTGAAAAGCATTCATCGACTTTTTGTTCCTTCTCCCGACGAGATTCTTAGCAGAAGCGTTCTCATATTATTGGCAAACCAAATGCAA GAAGCAGCTTCGCAAATTTGTAATGAAAATCAGTCGCTTCAGCAATTGctctataatttatatacaacgGTAACCCTAACGGAAATCAAGGGTTATGGTATGATCCAATTCTCTTATAAGCTGCTGCGACTTTATAACCCAG GTACTAATTTCACTGAAGAAATGGAAGTGGTGAAGCAACAGTATGAGACGAGAACGATGGAAACTCTGCGGGCTGTTAAAACAGCCATGGCGTTTGCTCCACGACAACTCTGGAGATGTGATGCGAGATCACATAAATTAG ATGAAACATACACCAAATTAACACAGTTGTTCCAAGGATACATTGTGAACGAAGTGGACTTAAATAAGGACTCGAGTTGCAGAGAAAATTGTGCTTATTACGAATATTCGAAAGTTTATGGATGTTACAAAAATCAATTTTGTTCCCAACAGCGGAAATGTAACGGTCGAATACTAAAATGCGAATATATTGATTCCGATATGTGGATTTGTCCTTcg aaacaGGAAAGTGATCGAAGATACGAATACATAGAATATGAAAATGGTCGACTGTTCGGACAAAAAGATACTTGCAAGAGAGGAACAACCAAAGTAGATAGCTGGTGGCGTTGGTTATTCTGGCACTGTAGCTATTGTTTTTGTTACTGTGATGACAATAATGTAAACTCTGACCGATACTTCAGCCTAAGGGAAGTTGTATCTGATGTAGCAAACAATAA AGTCGTGACGGGCATCAGGTTCAAGAAAGTGAAGCAAATAATACATATGCAGATACAGGAAGGTGAATTGATGCCACGTGGATACATTAATAAATCCTCTATACGGTGGAAACCAATAGAAGAGTTCAGTGTATTAgataataatgttaaaaatgGTGTTGACTATCACACATTATCATGGGAAAAAAGAGGGTTAGATTTAGATGATCTAGTCCTTGATGACAATTTCCTTTTGACAG GACTCAAGTTCCGAATGATTGGTTCACGATTAAACTTAGAAGCAAGAATGACATCTTTTAATTTCACGACTGGGAAATTAATAAAACCGCTAGAGAGGAGTTTCTGGATCAGTCATGATAGAACCAATAG AACTGAAGTGACATTTGAGAATCCTGATATACCAACTCGGTTACCTCTTCTAGCACTACCAGACTCGAAACCATTCCAATACCTGAATTTTGCACCAAGCGATCAAAAAAATGACGTTGCTCAAAACACAATACCATTCATTGATATTCAACCGGTAGAATCAAATCCACCAGTTCCAATTGCAGGTGCCGGAATTTTTCATAAAGGCCGATCAGGATCGGGTGGATTTGTAGCAATGAGATTGATTACGTATGATTTTAGTAAACATTTACAAGTTAATTTATCTCCTTCTACAGATACAGTTATTGATGCTCCAAATGAAATAAGAGTAGTATGA
- the LOC100647724 gene encoding small ubiquitin-related modifier, whose product MSDNQEQKPEAGPGDANSEYIKLKVVGNDSNEIHFRVKMTTQMGKLKKSYSDRVGVPMTSLRFLFDGKRINDDETPKQLEMENDDVIEVYQEQTGGRY is encoded by the exons aTGTCTGATAATCAG GAACAAAAACCTGAAGCCGGCCCAGGCGACGCGAATTCCGAATACATCAAGCttaaagttgttggaaat gaCAGCAATGAAATTCACTTTAGGGTAAAGATGACCACTCAAATGGGTAAATTAAAGAAATCGTACAGCGATCGTGTG ggTGTTCCTATGACATCACTCAGGTTTTTATTTGATGGTAAAAGAATTAATGACGACGAAACACCAAAGCag TTGGAAATGGAAAATGATGATGTTATTGAAGTATATCAAGAGCAAACAGGTGGTCGCTACTGA
- the LOC100648050 gene encoding protein RER1 isoform X1, which translates to MMQDEHLGGPPRRNVFSQAIGRISQLYQTYLDLWTPHAVSRWTVAFFLVFVFSLRILLSEGWYIVTYALAIYHLNLFIAFLTPKIDPGMDFDDGEGPELPTRSNEEFRPFIRRLPEFKFWYSVMKSTIIAMICTMFDCFNVPVFWPILVMYFITLFCITMKRQIKHMIKYRYLPFTYGKPSYQNHEDTSRSPLVEI; encoded by the exons ATGATGCAAGATGAGCATCTGGGTGGTCCTCCAAGACGAAATGTTTTTAGTCAAGCAATAGGAAGAATATCACAG tTATATCAAACATATTTGGATCTTTGGACTCCTCACGCAGTGTCAAGATGGACAGTGGCTTTTTTTCTAgtatttgttttttctttacGTATACTTTTATCAGAG GGATGGTACATTGTTACATATGCACTAGCAATTTATCACCTAAATTTATTCATAGCATTCCTTACTCCTAAAATTGATCCTGGAATGGATTTTGATG ATGGTGAAGGACCAGAGTTACCTACAAGATCTAATGAAGAGTTTAGACCATTTATTAGAAGGTTACCTGAATTTAAATTCTGGTATTCTGTGATGAAATCTACAATTATTGCTATGATATGTACTATGTTTGATTGTTTCAATGTACCAGTATTTTGGCCCATACTTGTCATGTACTTCATAACGCTATTTTGCATTACTATGAAGCgtcaaataaag CATATGATAAAATACAGATATTTGCCGTTCACTTATGGAAAACCAAGTTACCAGAATCACGAGGATACTTCGAG
- the LOC100648050 gene encoding protein RER1 isoform X2, translating to MMQDEHLGGPPRRNVFSQAIGRISQLYQTYLDLWTPHAVSRWTVAFFLVFVFSLRILLSEGWYIVTYALAIYHLNLFIAFLTPKIDPGMDFDDGEGPELPTRSNEEFRPFIRRLPEFKFWYSVMKSTIIAMICTMFDCFNVPVFWPILVMYFITLFCITMKRQIKHMIKYRYLPFTYGKPSYQNHEDTSRQKSWH from the exons ATGATGCAAGATGAGCATCTGGGTGGTCCTCCAAGACGAAATGTTTTTAGTCAAGCAATAGGAAGAATATCACAG tTATATCAAACATATTTGGATCTTTGGACTCCTCACGCAGTGTCAAGATGGACAGTGGCTTTTTTTCTAgtatttgttttttctttacGTATACTTTTATCAGAG GGATGGTACATTGTTACATATGCACTAGCAATTTATCACCTAAATTTATTCATAGCATTCCTTACTCCTAAAATTGATCCTGGAATGGATTTTGATG ATGGTGAAGGACCAGAGTTACCTACAAGATCTAATGAAGAGTTTAGACCATTTATTAGAAGGTTACCTGAATTTAAATTCTGGTATTCTGTGATGAAATCTACAATTATTGCTATGATATGTACTATGTTTGATTGTTTCAATGTACCAGTATTTTGGCCCATACTTGTCATGTACTTCATAACGCTATTTTGCATTACTATGAAGCgtcaaataaag CATATGATAAAATACAGATATTTGCCGTTCACTTATGGAAAACCAAGTTACCAGAATCACGAGGATACTTCGAG